The Dyadobacter subterraneus genome window below encodes:
- a CDS encoding Rne/Rng family ribonuclease: protein MSNELLINSTQKGERIALLQDKRLLEYHVETPDQSFTVGDIYLGTVRKLVPGLNAAFVDVGFEKDAFLHYLDLGPNINSLNKLTKDVISKRTNSGKLSNFKMEPEIEKLGKIDKVLSKNQPILVQIVKEPISTKGPRLSCDISIAGRYIVLVPFSNSVNLSKKITDKQERTRLQRLMSSIKPANFGVIIRTVATGKDVDELNKDLQDCLDKWENGIKTLRDAKPRDRVIGEMNRASSIIRDMLNESFDSITVDSKEVYEDIKAYIHNIAPDKENILKLHNGKNKIFEQFGLEKQIKSLFGRSVSLPNGGYLIIEHTEALHVIDVNSGNKSNSEEDQEATALSVNIEAAKEIARQLRLRDMGGIIVVDFIDMKKAENKRVLFDMMRDEMKGDRSKYTVLPLSKFGLLQITRQRVRPEMNIVTRETCPTCGGTGTIQASILVTDIILSNLDYILSKQNERGITIALHPFIYAYFTKGIISEQVKWFFQYKTWVKLIKDTSLGVIDFKFHNKYGEEIEIVPGS, encoded by the coding sequence TTGAGTAACGAATTACTAATAAATTCTACTCAAAAGGGAGAACGTATAGCCCTTTTGCAGGATAAACGTCTGTTAGAATACCACGTCGAAACACCGGATCAGAGCTTTACCGTTGGGGATATTTACCTTGGTACAGTTAGGAAGCTTGTGCCTGGGCTTAATGCCGCATTTGTAGACGTGGGATTTGAGAAGGATGCTTTTTTGCATTACCTGGATTTAGGGCCAAATATTAACTCTCTCAACAAGTTAACCAAAGATGTAATTTCCAAGCGTACGAATTCGGGCAAGTTGAGTAACTTCAAAATGGAGCCCGAAATTGAGAAACTTGGCAAGATTGATAAAGTACTTTCTAAGAATCAACCGATTCTGGTTCAAATTGTAAAAGAACCAATATCAACAAAAGGCCCCCGCCTATCGTGTGATATTTCCATTGCAGGTCGTTACATCGTTCTGGTTCCTTTCTCAAACTCAGTAAACCTTTCTAAAAAGATTACTGACAAACAGGAAAGAACACGTTTGCAGCGACTGATGTCTTCTATTAAACCAGCCAATTTCGGTGTTATTATCCGTACTGTTGCTACTGGAAAAGATGTAGACGAACTGAACAAAGATCTTCAGGATTGTCTTGACAAATGGGAAAACGGTATCAAAACGCTTCGTGATGCCAAGCCTCGTGACCGTGTAATCGGTGAAATGAATCGTGCTTCTTCGATTATCCGTGACATGTTGAATGAATCGTTCGACAGTATTACAGTGGATTCGAAAGAGGTTTACGAAGACATTAAAGCCTATATCCACAACATTGCACCGGACAAAGAAAATATCCTGAAACTGCATAACGGCAAGAATAAGATATTTGAACAATTCGGTTTAGAGAAGCAAATTAAGTCTCTTTTTGGCCGTTCGGTGAGTTTGCCAAACGGTGGTTATCTAATTATTGAACATACGGAAGCTTTGCACGTTATCGACGTGAACAGTGGAAATAAGTCCAATTCAGAAGAAGATCAGGAAGCGACTGCGCTCAGTGTAAACATCGAAGCAGCGAAAGAAATTGCCCGCCAGTTGCGCTTGCGTGATATGGGTGGAATTATCGTTGTCGATTTCATTGACATGAAGAAAGCGGAAAACAAACGCGTTCTTTTTGATATGATGCGCGACGAAATGAAAGGAGACCGTTCAAAATATACAGTCCTTCCGCTTTCAAAATTCGGGTTACTGCAAATCACACGTCAGCGTGTAAGACCCGAGATGAATATTGTAACCCGCGAAACCTGTCCTACTTGCGGCGGTACGGGAACAATTCAGGCCAGTATTCTGGTAACAGATATTATCTTGTCAAACCTGGATTATATTCTTTCGAAACAAAATGAACGTGGTATTACCATCGCGCTTCATCCGTTTATTTATGCCTATTTCACGAAAGGAATAATTTCTGAGCAGGTAAAATGGTTCTTCCAATACAAAACCTGGGTTAAACTGATTAAGGATACTTCGTTAGGCGTTATCGATTTCAAATTCCATAATAAGTATGGGGAGGAAATTGAGATTGTTCCGGGAAGCTAA
- a CDS encoding enoyl-CoA hydratase/isomerase family protein has translation MLFFKEEDVAKFDTIQFLFIKTSLKGNIFEITLNRPEKRNAFTPTMANEIAFALAYAKNQIEIRCVIIKAKGPVFCAGADLNAFHDPTIDQKNQTLPEPVEEVRLGDAFANLHKPCIAQVEGSVFAGGFLIICGCTFVVSIPEANFSLPEVKRGIWPMQVMASLIDIIPKRKILEMSITGKSYSAEEALHLGIVTQISDKELIEEEVNKLANLICSNAPYAIKSGMEALQNLSEIEEDKRHNYLKSQLENLLKSEDAKEGTAAFKDKRTPIWKGK, from the coding sequence ATGCTTTTTTTCAAAGAAGAAGACGTTGCGAAATTTGATACAATTCAGTTTCTGTTTATCAAAACTTCTTTGAAAGGAAATATTTTTGAAATCACGCTTAACCGCCCGGAAAAGCGAAATGCCTTCACACCAACAATGGCCAATGAAATTGCATTTGCATTGGCTTACGCAAAAAATCAAATTGAGATTCGTTGTGTTATCATCAAAGCAAAAGGTCCTGTTTTCTGTGCAGGCGCCGATCTTAACGCTTTTCATGATCCAACAATAGATCAAAAAAATCAAACACTTCCCGAACCAGTAGAAGAAGTCAGATTAGGTGATGCTTTTGCCAATTTACACAAACCGTGTATTGCTCAGGTGGAAGGTTCAGTCTTTGCCGGAGGATTTTTGATTATTTGTGGATGTACTTTTGTTGTGAGTATACCAGAAGCAAATTTCAGTTTACCCGAAGTAAAAAGAGGCATATGGCCTATGCAGGTTATGGCTTCTCTAATTGATATTATTCCAAAAAGAAAAATACTTGAAATGTCGATAACAGGAAAAAGTTATTCGGCAGAAGAAGCGCTTCATTTGGGTATCGTTACCCAAATTTCAGACAAGGAATTAATTGAAGAGGAAGTTAATAAACTTGCAAATCTGATCTGTTCAAATGCCCCTTATGCCATAAAATCGGGAATGGAAGCACTTCAAAACTTATCGGAAATAGAAGAAGACAAACGTCACAATTATCTAAAATCCCAATTAGAAAATCTACTTAAATCCGAAGATGCCAAAGAAGGCACAGCCGCATTCAAAGACAAGCGAACCCCGATCTGGAAAGGGAAATAA
- a CDS encoding M20 family metallo-hydrolase has protein sequence MSSLTDSENIQQLTQEVISLLRKLIETPSFSKEEDHTAALIQDFFRQKEIPFQTKKNNIWAYNEYFDPAKPTVLLNSHHDTVKPNKSWTLDPFQALVDDDKLFGLGSNDAGGCLVSLIATFCHFYDRKDLTYNIVIAATAEEEISGKEGLEIVVPELPEISFAIVGEPTEMHLAVAEKGLLVLDCTAKGKSGHAAREEGDNAIYKAIQDIEWIRNYKFPKVSPTLGPIKMSVTIINAGTQHNVVPDTCVFTIDVRATDQYTLEEIIEVIQENIQSEVNARSIRLRPSSIPMEHPIVQAGLKRGRTAYGSPTTSDQALLDCPSLKMGPGHSERSHTANEFIYLHEIEAGILQYISMLEEVVTM, from the coding sequence ATGTCTTCTTTAACTGATTCTGAAAATATCCAACAACTTACGCAGGAAGTAATTTCTTTACTTAGAAAGCTGATTGAAACACCATCATTTAGTAAGGAAGAAGATCATACAGCTGCTTTGATCCAGGATTTTTTCAGACAAAAAGAGATTCCTTTTCAGACAAAAAAGAACAATATCTGGGCTTACAATGAATATTTTGATCCTGCAAAACCAACAGTTCTTTTAAATTCTCATCATGATACAGTTAAACCAAATAAATCCTGGACACTTGATCCTTTTCAGGCTTTGGTTGACGATGATAAGCTTTTTGGTTTGGGTAGTAATGATGCCGGTGGTTGTCTGGTTTCGCTGATTGCTACTTTCTGTCATTTCTATGATCGGAAAGATCTGACTTATAACATTGTTATTGCTGCGACAGCAGAAGAGGAAATTTCAGGAAAAGAAGGTTTGGAAATTGTTGTTCCTGAGCTTCCGGAAATCTCATTTGCCATTGTGGGCGAACCTACCGAAATGCATTTGGCAGTAGCTGAAAAGGGTTTGCTGGTACTGGATTGTACTGCAAAAGGGAAATCCGGGCACGCGGCAAGAGAAGAAGGAGACAATGCCATTTATAAAGCAATCCAGGATATTGAGTGGATCCGGAATTATAAATTTCCAAAAGTTTCCCCCACTTTGGGGCCGATAAAAATGTCAGTGACGATCATTAATGCAGGAACACAACATAATGTTGTTCCGGATACCTGCGTTTTTACAATTGACGTTCGGGCGACGGATCAGTATACTCTGGAAGAAATCATTGAAGTAATCCAGGAAAATATTCAGTCCGAGGTAAATGCGCGTTCGATTCGTTTGCGCCCTTCGAGTATTCCTATGGAACATCCGATCGTGCAGGCAGGTTTGAAAAGAGGAAGAACGGCTTATGGCTCACCAACAACTTCGGACCAGGCATTGCTTGATTGTCCGTCCTTGAAAATGGGGCCGGGACATTCGGAGCGTTCGCACACAGCCAACGAATTTATTTATCTGCATGAAATTGAAGCTGGTATTTTACAATATATCAGTATGCTTGAAGAAGTTGTGACTATGTAA
- a CDS encoding glutamate-5-semialdehyde dehydrogenase, giving the protein MESIIPLLKATKDASVAVRKLSGKQRADLLNALAEKVLANKANIITENQKDLVSMDDADPKKDRLLLNEKRIIDLAQSLRDVAGLPDPTGEVLLEKTIEQGMSLQKLTVPLGVVGVIYESRPNVTLDVASLCLRSGNACVLKGGKEAHFSNSYLVGLIHESLAEMGIDEAAVMLLPTDRKFVNELLTATKYVDIIIPRGSEGLIQFVRKNSLVPTIETGAGVCHTYVDKTADLENAKNIVVNAKVSRPSACNALDTVLVDREIAAAFLPTLKDDFISWNIEVFADETSFAILQKAEYPFLQKAEPEDFGREFLDYKCSIKIVDGLDAAIDHIYNFSSSHSEAIISKDAAAIEKFLNEVDAAAVYANASTRFTDGGVFALGAEIGISTQKLHARGPFALEKLVTEKWVVRGDGQIRA; this is encoded by the coding sequence TTGGAATCTATAATACCTCTTTTAAAAGCAACGAAAGACGCCTCGGTGGCGGTTCGGAAATTATCTGGCAAACAGAGAGCGGATTTGCTTAATGCTTTGGCTGAAAAAGTTTTGGCGAATAAGGCCAATATCATCACAGAAAACCAAAAAGATCTGGTGTCAATGGATGATGCCGACCCCAAAAAAGACCGTCTGCTTTTGAATGAAAAAAGGATTATTGATTTAGCTCAAAGTTTGCGTGATGTAGCCGGTCTGCCGGATCCAACGGGAGAAGTTTTGCTGGAAAAAACGATCGAGCAGGGTATGTCATTGCAAAAACTGACCGTACCGCTTGGTGTGGTTGGCGTTATTTACGAATCCAGACCAAATGTTACGTTAGACGTAGCATCGCTTTGTTTGCGTTCTGGAAATGCCTGTGTTTTGAAGGGTGGAAAAGAAGCGCATTTCTCGAATAGTTATCTGGTTGGCTTAATTCATGAAAGTCTTGCGGAAATGGGAATTGATGAAGCTGCGGTGATGCTTTTGCCAACGGATCGAAAGTTTGTCAATGAACTTTTAACTGCAACCAAATACGTGGATATCATTATTCCACGTGGTTCGGAAGGACTTATTCAATTTGTCCGTAAAAATTCACTGGTGCCAACCATTGAAACCGGAGCAGGTGTTTGTCATACGTATGTTGACAAAACAGCCGATCTTGAAAACGCAAAAAATATAGTAGTGAATGCGAAAGTTTCCCGTCCTTCCGCTTGTAACGCATTGGATACTGTACTTGTTGACCGCGAAATTGCAGCTGCGTTTTTGCCGACATTGAAAGACGATTTTATCAGCTGGAATATTGAAGTTTTTGCAGATGAAACTTCTTTTGCAATTCTTCAAAAAGCCGAATATCCATTTTTACAAAAAGCAGAACCGGAAGATTTTGGAAGAGAATTTCTTGACTATAAATGTTCGATCAAAATAGTCGATGGATTAGATGCGGCCATTGACCATATCTATAATTTCTCATCAAGTCATTCCGAAGCGATTATTTCAAAAGATGCTGCTGCGATTGAAAAGTTTTTGAATGAAGTAGATGCCGCAGCGGTTTATGCCAATGCCTCAACGCGTTTCACGGATGGCGGCGTTTTTGCCTTGGGTGCCGAAATTGGAATTTCAACACAAAAATTACATGCCCGCGGACCGTTTGCTTTGGAAAAACTGGTTACTGAAAAGTGGGTTGTGAGAGGGGATGGGCAGATTAGAGCTTGA
- the proB gene encoding glutamate 5-kinase, translating into MSKPILVIKFGTASITLPSGEPDVTIISEVARQVSLLHPRYRIIIVSSGAVGAGKAYINDYKGTMTQRKAAASVGNPLLVGLYASYFAPNGIFIAQSLCERQHFANRNKFLQLKNTFEELWQNNIIPIVNENDVVSDRELKFSDNDELATLLAVGFGAETLMFCTSVGGLLDEAGNIIGNVSNVNEVFKFVRTDKSFLGLGGMASKLTFAKLATRMGIKVFIFGMKQQDELLKALEGKAGTEMSPEKSTLSARNRWLGSGGLVSGRLQVDEGASKALLKRKSLLAVGVTEVTGDFEAGEIIEIYSPEQEMIAVARARETSGAIKVNLKTLNFEVAHANDIVLL; encoded by the coding sequence GTGTCAAAACCAATTCTTGTTATCAAGTTCGGGACGGCGTCTATCACGCTTCCTTCCGGTGAGCCCGATGTTACGATTATTTCAGAAGTTGCCCGTCAGGTTTCGTTGCTTCATCCCAGATACCGCATCATCATTGTTTCATCGGGAGCAGTAGGTGCCGGGAAAGCTTATATCAATGATTATAAGGGAACGATGACGCAGCGGAAAGCAGCTGCTTCTGTCGGAAATCCTTTATTGGTTGGACTTTATGCCAGTTATTTCGCGCCAAATGGAATTTTTATTGCCCAAAGTCTTTGTGAGCGTCAGCATTTTGCAAACCGTAATAAGTTTTTGCAGCTGAAAAACACGTTCGAAGAATTATGGCAGAATAACATTATTCCTATCGTAAACGAGAATGACGTTGTCAGTGATCGTGAGCTGAAATTTTCGGATAATGACGAACTGGCTACTTTGCTGGCAGTTGGGTTTGGAGCGGAAACGTTGATGTTTTGTACTTCGGTGGGAGGATTACTGGATGAAGCAGGAAATATTATTGGGAACGTATCCAATGTTAATGAGGTTTTTAAATTTGTACGGACCGATAAATCTTTCCTGGGATTAGGCGGAATGGCTTCCAAATTGACATTCGCCAAACTTGCTACCCGCATGGGCATCAAGGTTTTCATTTTTGGAATGAAACAGCAGGACGAATTATTGAAAGCGCTGGAAGGAAAAGCCGGCACGGAAATGAGTCCTGAAAAAAGTACCCTATCTGCAAGAAACCGCTGGTTAGGAAGTGGGGGATTAGTATCGGGAAGATTACAGGTAGATGAAGGCGCATCCAAAGCTTTATTGAAAAGAAAGAGTTTGCTGGCTGTCGGCGTGACGGAAGTAACCGGAGATTTTGAAGCGGGAGAGATTATCGAAATTTATTCTCCTGAACAGGAAATGATCGCAGTAGCACGGGCGAGAGAAACGTCCGGCGCGATAAAGGTGAATTTGAAAACATTGAATTTTGAAGTGGCACACGCCAACGATATCGTTTTATTATAA
- the aat gene encoding leucyl/phenylalanyl-tRNA--protein transferase, which translates to MTTLTADDLLYGYINGIFPMAEPDGTIYWYSPDPRAIIPIDSYKPHKSLRSVINKRTFEIRVDFDFEGVMHGCAGPRVQEDGTWISNDIIFAYTNLHKLGYAHSVEAYRENKLVGGLYGVSIGGVFFGESMFYKEANSSKVAFHYLIEILRANGYQLLDTQFINDNVLRYGAIEIPRTDYMEKLKKALQLNRKFLLNPPQTSSPKHSAF; encoded by the coding sequence ATGACAACCCTGACAGCTGACGATCTTCTTTACGGATATATCAACGGAATTTTCCCCATGGCAGAGCCGGATGGAACAATTTACTGGTATTCCCCCGATCCCAGGGCAATTATTCCTATAGACTCGTATAAACCACACAAGTCACTAAGATCGGTCATTAATAAAAGAACCTTTGAAATCCGGGTCGATTTTGACTTTGAAGGCGTCATGCACGGATGTGCCGGTCCGCGGGTTCAGGAAGATGGGACGTGGATTTCTAACGATATTATCTTTGCATATACCAATTTACATAAACTGGGTTATGCGCATAGCGTTGAGGCTTATCGTGAAAATAAATTGGTTGGAGGCTTATATGGCGTCTCCATCGGCGGCGTATTTTTTGGAGAATCTATGTTTTACAAAGAGGCAAATTCTTCCAAAGTTGCCTTCCATTATTTAATAGAAATTCTTCGCGCAAACGGATATCAGTTATTGGATACACAGTTTATTAACGACAACGTTTTACGATACGGGGCAATTGAAATTCCTCGTACGGATTACATGGAAAAGTTGAAAAAGGCGCTTCAACTGAATCGGAAATTTCTTCTAAATCCACCGCAAACTTCTTCTCCCAAACATTCTGCTTTTTAA
- a CDS encoding GNAT family N-acetyltransferase translates to MKNTEVVGSKFIIQTANENHFHFADTICAEMEESAKKRGTGIAKRSPVYIMEKMVEGKAIIATTDTGEWVGFCYIETWEHGKFVANSGLIVHPDFRQSGMAKAIKQKAFELSRQKYPDAKIIGITTSLPVMKINSDLGYEPVTFSELPADDAFWKGCASCVNYDVLTRTNRKHCLCTGMMYNPEEHKKTEAQPEKDTWDFLKESSLYERWMRIKQRILLRREERAKKKNAEAMLVH, encoded by the coding sequence ATGAAAAATACCGAAGTAGTAGGCAGTAAGTTCATTATACAAACCGCCAATGAAAATCATTTCCATTTCGCAGATACTATTTGTGCGGAAATGGAAGAGAGTGCCAAAAAACGTGGTACTGGTATAGCAAAACGCTCTCCTGTTTATATCATGGAAAAAATGGTAGAAGGAAAAGCGATTATTGCCACTACTGATACCGGAGAGTGGGTTGGTTTTTGTTATATCGAAACCTGGGAACACGGAAAGTTCGTGGCCAATTCCGGCCTTATCGTACATCCGGATTTTCGTCAGAGCGGTATGGCCAAAGCGATCAAGCAAAAAGCTTTTGAACTTTCACGTCAAAAATATCCTGATGCCAAAATTATTGGTATCACAACCAGCTTGCCTGTAATGAAGATCAACTCTGATCTTGGTTATGAGCCCGTTACATTTAGCGAACTCCCTGCGGATGATGCTTTCTGGAAAGGCTGCGCGAGTTGCGTTAATTATGACGTACTTACCCGTACGAACCGTAAGCATTGCTTATGTACTGGTATGATGTACAATCCTGAGGAACATAAAAAAACCGAAGCACAGCCAGAAAAAGACACTTGGGATTTTCTTAAAGAATCCAGTCTTTACGAGCGTTGGATGCGTATCAAGCAACGTATTTTGTTGCGAAGGGAAGAACGTGCCAAAAAGAAAAATGCCGAGGCGATGCTCGTACACTAA
- the argG gene encoding argininosuccinate synthase, producing the protein MSQPKVVLAFSGGLDTSFCVKYLAEDKGYEVHSVLVDTGGFSEEELKTIEANAYSLGVKHHATISKTADYYNDCIKYLIFGNVLKNNTYPLSVSAERVFQAVAVAEYAKEIGATAIAHGSTGAGNDQVRFDMAFRIIIPEAEIITPIRDLKLSREAEIEYLTKKGVGREWAKAAYSINKGLWGTSVGGKETLTSEKYLPEEAWPTQVSKTEPETITLEFVEGELKGVAGESFENSVQAIQKLAGIAQPFGIGRDIHVGDTIIGIKGRVGFEAAAPLIIIKAHHTLEKHVLSEQQLYWKEQLSNTYGTLLHKGQFVEPVMRNIEAFLSDTQSHVTGKVHVHLAPYRFYVEGIESPFDLMSSKFGSYGEMNNAWTGDDVRGFSKVASNQVMIYQKVSESND; encoded by the coding sequence ATGTCACAGCCCAAAGTAGTATTAGCGTTTAGTGGAGGATTGGATACCTCTTTTTGTGTAAAATATTTAGCCGAAGATAAAGGCTACGAAGTTCATTCTGTGTTGGTTGATACAGGTGGTTTTTCAGAAGAAGAGCTTAAAACAATTGAAGCAAATGCCTATTCATTAGGTGTGAAACATCACGCAACCATTTCAAAAACAGCTGATTATTACAACGATTGTATTAAATATCTGATTTTTGGTAATGTTTTGAAAAACAATACGTACCCGCTTTCCGTAAGTGCAGAGCGCGTTTTTCAGGCAGTTGCCGTTGCTGAATATGCAAAAGAAATCGGTGCCACTGCGATTGCACACGGAAGCACTGGTGCAGGAAATGACCAGGTTCGTTTCGATATGGCATTCCGCATTATCATTCCGGAAGCTGAAATTATTACGCCAATCCGTGATTTGAAACTTTCGCGTGAGGCTGAAATTGAATATCTTACTAAAAAAGGAGTTGGTCGTGAATGGGCCAAGGCTGCATATAGTATCAACAAAGGACTTTGGGGAACTTCGGTTGGTGGAAAGGAAACTTTGACTTCTGAAAAATACTTGCCGGAAGAAGCATGGCCAACGCAGGTTTCTAAAACAGAACCTGAAACAATTACTTTGGAATTTGTTGAAGGTGAATTGAAAGGTGTTGCTGGCGAATCTTTTGAAAATTCGGTTCAGGCCATTCAGAAATTGGCAGGCATTGCGCAGCCTTTTGGAATTGGACGTGATATTCATGTTGGAGATACAATTATTGGTATCAAAGGTCGCGTTGGATTTGAAGCCGCAGCTCCTTTGATCATCATCAAAGCCCATCATACACTTGAAAAACACGTTTTGAGCGAGCAGCAACTTTACTGGAAAGAACAACTTTCTAACACATACGGCACGCTTCTTCACAAAGGCCAGTTTGTTGAGCCGGTTATGCGTAATATTGAAGCGTTTTTGTCTGATACACAGTCGCATGTAACTGGAAAAGTGCATGTACACCTTGCTCCTTACCGCTTCTATGTAGAAGGAATTGAATCTCCATTTGATTTGATGTCTTCGAAATTTGGAAGTTATGGTGAAATGAATAATGCATGGACAGGTGATGACGTGAGAGGATTCTCAAAAGTTGCTTCAAATCAGGTGATGATTTATCAGAAAGTAAGCGAGAGTAATGATTAA
- a CDS encoding cupin domain-containing protein, producing the protein MAQAVNKNISLNHYKWGEDCDGWVFVETEGLSVKQEKMPAGTAEQLHYHKKSQQFFFILSGTATIEIEGEFIKIGEQEGIHIEAGRKHRIMNQTENDLEFILSSQPTTANDRFNLSEDE; encoded by the coding sequence ATGGCTCAGGCAGTAAATAAAAATATCTCTTTAAATCATTACAAATGGGGAGAAGATTGTGATGGCTGGGTATTTGTTGAGACAGAAGGATTATCTGTTAAACAGGAAAAAATGCCTGCTGGAACAGCAGAGCAATTGCATTACCATAAGAAGTCACAACAGTTTTTTTTCATTCTGAGTGGCACTGCTACGATTGAAATTGAAGGAGAATTTATAAAAATAGGTGAGCAAGAAGGTATTCATATCGAAGCCGGAAGAAAACATCGGATCATGAATCAGACAGAAAACGATCTTGAATTTATTTTAAGCTCCCAACCGACGACTGCTAATGATCGTTTTAATTTAAGTGAAGATGAATAA
- the argC gene encoding N-acetyl-gamma-glutamyl-phosphate reductase, whose amino-acid sequence MNKINIGIIGAAGYTGGELLRIVINHPNVNIAFAHSKSQIGKPVYATHTDLLGDTELTFSGEDIQALLNQESLNAIFLCSGHGESKKFLDEYNVPETVKIIDLSTDFRDESNGFTYGLPELQKEKIKSSTKIANPGCFATSIELAILPLANAGLLKEDVHVSAVTGSTGAGQSLSATTHFSWRNNNLSIYKAFTHQHLTEIKMSLGKLQAGFNKAVNFVPYRGDFTRGIMANVYTPYSGTIEEANALYKNYYAGHPFTHVSDSPIDVKQVVNTNKCFIHLEVHDGQLLISSIIDNLTKGASGQAVQNLNLIFGLPEDTGLRLKAPSF is encoded by the coding sequence ATGAATAAAATAAATATAGGCATCATCGGTGCCGCAGGTTATACAGGAGGAGAATTATTGAGAATTGTCATTAATCATCCGAATGTAAATATTGCCTTTGCACATAGTAAAAGCCAGATCGGAAAACCGGTTTACGCCACACATACAGATTTGTTAGGTGATACAGAACTGACTTTTTCAGGAGAAGATATCCAAGCCTTATTAAATCAGGAAAGTCTGAATGCTATTTTCCTATGTTCAGGTCATGGAGAATCGAAGAAGTTTCTGGATGAATATAACGTTCCTGAAACAGTGAAGATTATTGATCTAAGCACTGATTTCCGTGATGAATCCAATGGGTTTACTTACGGTTTGCCGGAACTTCAAAAGGAAAAAATTAAATCTTCGACTAAAATTGCCAATCCAGGCTGTTTTGCGACAAGTATTGAGCTGGCGATTTTACCCCTGGCCAATGCTGGTTTGTTGAAGGAAGATGTGCATGTAAGTGCCGTGACGGGAAGTACCGGAGCGGGTCAGTCGTTAAGTGCAACGACACATTTTTCATGGAGAAATAATAACTTATCGATCTATAAGGCTTTCACACATCAGCATTTGACTGAGATTAAAATGAGTCTGGGAAAGTTGCAGGCTGGTTTTAATAAGGCAGTGAATTTTGTTCCATATCGAGGTGATTTTACCCGCGGCATTATGGCCAATGTTTATACGCCTTATTCAGGAACGATTGAAGAAGCGAATGCACTTTATAAAAACTATTACGCTGGACATCCTTTTACACATGTTAGCGATTCGCCGATTGATGTAAAACAAGTTGTCAATACCAATAAATGTTTTATCCATTTGGAAGTACATGATGGCCAATTATTAATCAGCAGTATCATTGATAATTTAACAAAAGGTGCATCTGGACAAGCAGTTCAAAACCTGAACCTGATCTTCGGCTTACCAGAAGACACAGGATTAAGGTTAAAGGCACCGTCATTCTAA